Below is a window of Dethiosulfovibrio faecalis DNA.
TCGAAAGAAAACCCCCCGGGCAGCTCCACCGTGCTCGCATCAACGAAAACCGCCAGATCCACCGAAGTCATATCGTCGGCCAATTCGGGCAGCAACTGAGCTCCCAGCCATAGCTCCGTATCCACTCCCTGACCGCCAAGCCACTCGGCGATCCTCGGAGCCAGAACGTGACCTACGCGATCGTCCTGACGAAACTCGTTACCGTACCCTACAAGGAGAACCCTCATCTAACCCTTTAAGATCTCTCGGATCTCCCTGCCTTCTACGTCCACTATGGAAACCTTCAAAGGCATCTTTCCGACAGCGTGGGTAGAGCAGGAAAGGCAGGGATCGTAACAACGTATGACGTGCTCCATCCTGTTGAGGGCACCTTCCTTGACGTCTGCGCCGTGGATAAACTCCTTGGCTACCATCTCGACACCCTTGTTCATGGCATAGTTGTTATGACCGGTGGCCACTATGAGGTTGACCGCCTTGACCGACCCCACTTCGTCCACCTGGTAGTGGTGTATGAGAGTCCCTCTGGGAGCCTCTATGACGCCTATGCCCTCCGGCTGAAGTCCTTTTGAGGAAACCCTGAGATCGCTGCCAGTGATGTCCTCATCCAAAAGCAGCTCTTCCATACGTTCCAGTGCGTACAAGGTCTCCATCAGTCTGGCATAGTGAGTGTACATGGTGTAGTGAACTATGCCGTCCTCTCCCAGCTCTCTGAACCTCTTGAGCTCTTTGGAGGCCTCCGGGGTGGCGAAGTCGTCGCAGGCGTTGACCCTTCCCAGAGGACCGACCCTGTAGCTTCCCTGGGGAAAGCCGAGGGAACGGTAGAAGGGGAATTTAAGATAACTCCAGGGCTCGACGTGCTCTCCTATGTGATCCAGATAATCCACGTCGGGGAACTCGTCGGTGATCCTTCCTCTGGGACCGCGAAGACGGATGTCGCCGTCGAAAAGCTCCAGCTTTCCACCCTTCACCAACCCGAGGTATGAGCTCTCGAAGGAGGCAAACTTCTTGGCTTCCTCTCCGTTATCCTCAAGATATTTCCTGATCAACTCGATGGTGGCCTTTATGGCCTCTTTCTGCTCGGGAAGGCCCTTAAGGAACAGATCCCTTTCCTCTACCTTGATGCTCCTGTTGACCCCACCGGGAATGCTGTGCCAGGGATGGACCTTCTTGCCGCCCAGGGTCTTTATTAGCTCCTGGCCGAACTTCCTCATAAAGATTCCCCTCTTGGCCAGCTCGGGGAAATCCCTTGCAACTCCTCCGACGTGTCTCACCGCAGGATCGGCGTCGAATCCGAACAGCAGATCGGGGCTGGAGAGATGGAAGAAGCTCAGGGCATGGGACTGAACTATCTGTCCCATGTGCATCAGTTCTCTGAGCTTGTGGGCCGTGGGGGTTATCGTAACTCCCAGTATGGCGTCGCAGGCCTTGGCGGAGGCCAGATGGTGGCTAACCGGGCATATTCCGCATATTCTGGGAGTTATCACCGGCATCTCCCTGAAGTCCCTGCCCTTGCAGAACGCCTCGAAGCCTCTGAACTGGGTAACGTGGAAACGGGTCTCGTCCACGTTACCAGATTCGTCGAGATATACGGTTATCTTGCCGTGCCCCTCTATTCTGGTTATGGGGTTTACGACGATGGTCTTTCTCTCTTTGGGCATGATTCTCCCCTCCTCAATCGTACCGCATCATGTCCACAGGTACCGTGGGGATGCGCCCCTCCAGTATCTCCTGGAAAACGTAAAGTATGGTATCCGCATCTGGAGGACATCCCGGTATATAGACGTCCACCTTAACCTCGTCGTCTATCGGGATAGCCATGGGAAGCAACTTGGGAAGATCTTCCCCGGGAATGACGCCGTCGGGGTTTACCGTGCTGAGGGTATCCTTGTACCCTACCTCAAGAGCCTCCTCCGGCTTCATGAAATTCCTCATGGCATTGATACCGCCCATAACTGCACAATCTCCCCAGGCTATCAGGATATCGCACTTCTCCCGAATATCCCGAGCGATATGGACCTCTTCATCGTTGCCCAGAGCTCCGGAGATAACCCCCACCGTCACCTTGGGGATCTCCTTTATATCGGTTATAGGACAGGAGGTCAGTTCAACCTTGTCCAGAAGATCGACGATCCTCTCGTCGATATCGAGAAAAGACATATGGCATCCGGCACAGGCCTCGAGCCATACTGTAGCGACCTTTGGTTTCGACATGATCCAGCCCCCCTACAGTTCCACGGTCTTAGCCTTGTCCGGAGCTACATCGGAAAGGAAGACGCTCTCGCAGGGCCCGACAGAGCAAGACCTGTCGAGGGTCACGCCAAGCCTGTCGGCCAAACCGCTTACGACCTCATCGACCCCGATCCTCTCGTCGCCGGGCTTCACTATGACCTCGGCCTTTCTGCTCTCTCCCTCGAGACTACAGTAATGTCCCCCGACCTCGAACCAAGCCTGTGCCGGCAGGATGACGTCGGCCATGTTTACCAGAGGATGGACCATGAAGGGAGTGTGAGCCACGGTAAAACGGCTCTTGGCCATGGCGTCCAGCGTCTCCGGGTCTTCGTCGACCAGTCCGGTAGACGATACGAACAGGACGTCCAGATCCCCTTCTCCCAGCCAGGACTCCTGCCCCAACATGGCGTGAAGGGCTCCGAGACTGTTGCCGCTGGTCATCAGAGGGACCACTGCCAGTCCGTCGTCGAAGGTTCCGCCGGAGACTATGGCAACGTTGGTCACAGCTGTGACGGCCTTGGGGAACTTGGCCGCTTTTTTACCGACCACGAATACCGGTTTTTTCGCACCGGCCAGTAGCTTCACCGCCTCGCACACCGAAGCTGCGTCGAGATCGAAACGGTCGGCCAATTCAGAGGTATCTATATCCTTGCCGGACTTCACATCGGCCACCATCGCACAGAAGCCGCCGAGAAAAGACTCCATATCTGACTCATCAACCCTGAGA
It encodes the following:
- a CDS encoding hydrogenase maturation protease produces the protein MRVLLVGYGNEFRQDDRVGHVLAPRIAEWLGGQGVDTELWLGAQLLPELADDMTSVDLAVFVDASTVELPGGFSFDEIVPDPSLEGLNIHSMGPSWLLSLMDDLGYRKPKTLLISVTGVSFDFSDDITDECAGFVDSAEAAFKEWWAQA
- a CDS encoding NADP oxidoreductase; translated protein: MSKPKVATVWLEACAGCHMSFLDIDERIVDLLDKVELTSCPITDIKEIPKVTVGVISGALGNDEEVHIARDIREKCDILIAWGDCAVMGGINAMRNFMKPEEALEVGYKDTLSTVNPDGVIPGEDLPKLLPMAIPIDDEVKVDVYIPGCPPDADTILYVFQEILEGRIPTVPVDMMRYD
- a CDS encoding Ni/Fe hydrogenase subunit alpha gives rise to the protein MPKERKTIVVNPITRIEGHGKITVYLDESGNVDETRFHVTQFRGFEAFCKGRDFREMPVITPRICGICPVSHHLASAKACDAILGVTITPTAHKLRELMHMGQIVQSHALSFFHLSSPDLLFGFDADPAVRHVGGVARDFPELAKRGIFMRKFGQELIKTLGGKKVHPWHSIPGGVNRSIKVEERDLFLKGLPEQKEAIKATIELIRKYLEDNGEEAKKFASFESSYLGLVKGGKLELFDGDIRLRGPRGRITDEFPDVDYLDHIGEHVEPWSYLKFPFYRSLGFPQGSYRVGPLGRVNACDDFATPEASKELKRFRELGEDGIVHYTMYTHYARLMETLYALERMEELLLDEDITGSDLRVSSKGLQPEGIGVIEAPRGTLIHHYQVDEVGSVKAVNLIVATGHNNYAMNKGVEMVAKEFIHGADVKEGALNRMEHVIRCYDPCLSCSTHAVGKMPLKVSIVDVEGREIREILKG